A genomic region of Herpetosiphonaceae bacterium contains the following coding sequences:
- a CDS encoding DUF4342 domain-containing protein, translating to MSNNNNPESTPSARSWTEEIEVAANQVIEQVQSLIREGNVRRLIIKHEGTTILEVPVTIAAIAGVATLYMAPLLAALGALAGLVARVQVVVEREGERPETVDINPADTRALTLDPNLTTISETESDEAALPQV from the coding sequence ATGTCGAACAATAATAATCCTGAGTCCACGCCGAGCGCTCGCTCCTGGACCGAAGAGATCGAAGTTGCCGCCAATCAGGTGATCGAGCAGGTGCAAAGCCTGATCCGTGAGGGTAACGTCCGCCGCCTGATCATCAAGCACGAGGGCACCACGATCCTCGAAGTCCCGGTGACGATCGCCGCGATTGCCGGTGTCGCGACGCTCTACATGGCTCCGCTGCTGGCGGCGCTGGGCGCGCTGGCCGGGCTGGTGGCGCGGGTGCAGGTGGTGGTGGAGCGCGAGGGCGAGCGGCCCGAAACGGTCGACATCAACCCGGCGGATACCAGGGCGCTGACGCTCGATCCCAATCTGACCACGATCTCCGAGACGGAGTCCGATGAGGCTGCGCTGCCGCAGGTGTAG
- the tyrS gene encoding tyrosine--tRNA ligase, with amino-acid sequence MDIDQLLTRGVAEVIVESELREKLKSGKQLRLKMGFDPSKPDLHVGHAVGLRKLRQFQELGHTVVLIVGDWTAQVGDPSGRDQSRQMLTADQVRSNAETYVQQFFHIVDRDRSEVRWQSEWYNTFTLADVFNLTSRFTMQQMMAHETFRKRFDSESPLSMMELMYPLLQAYDSVAINADVEFGGTDQKFNILAGRELMKSLGLEPQQVFLTPLLVGTDGRKMSKSFNNTVDLTMLPHEMYGRVMAMSDDVLLPYFVNVTDVPLSEIEQLQEALRGGANPRDLKMRLAREIVTQFHSAEAARAGEEYFVRTIQKREIPEDMPEYRIGAPTSIVDLLAGAQIAASKSEARRLIAGGGVRINGTRVESQETMVEPGGECVVQVGKRKFVRVVS; translated from the coding sequence ATGGACATCGATCAGCTTCTCACTCGGGGTGTCGCCGAGGTTATCGTCGAGTCGGAACTGCGCGAAAAGCTCAAGTCCGGCAAACAGTTGCGGCTCAAAATGGGCTTCGATCCGTCCAAGCCCGATCTGCATGTCGGCCACGCGGTTGGCCTGCGCAAGCTGCGCCAGTTTCAGGAGCTAGGCCATACCGTCGTGCTGATCGTCGGGGACTGGACTGCGCAGGTGGGCGATCCCAGCGGACGCGATCAGTCGCGGCAGATGCTCACCGCCGATCAGGTGCGCAGCAACGCCGAGACGTATGTGCAGCAATTTTTCCATATCGTCGACCGGGATCGCAGCGAGGTGCGCTGGCAGAGCGAGTGGTACAACACGTTTACCCTGGCGGATGTCTTCAACCTCACATCGCGCTTCACGATGCAGCAGATGATGGCGCACGAGACGTTCCGCAAGCGCTTCGACTCCGAAAGCCCGCTCTCGATGATGGAGCTAATGTATCCGCTGCTGCAAGCCTACGACTCAGTAGCGATCAACGCGGATGTCGAGTTCGGCGGCACTGACCAGAAGTTCAACATTCTGGCCGGACGCGAGCTGATGAAGTCGCTGGGCCTTGAGCCGCAGCAGGTCTTTCTCACGCCGCTGCTGGTCGGCACCGATGGCCGCAAGATGTCCAAGTCGTTCAACAACACCGTCGATCTGACGATGCTGCCGCACGAGATGTACGGGCGCGTCATGGCGATGAGCGACGACGTGCTGCTGCCCTACTTCGTCAACGTCACCGATGTGCCCCTGAGCGAGATCGAGCAGTTGCAGGAGGCGCTGCGTGGCGGCGCGAATCCGCGCGATCTTAAGATGCGCCTGGCCCGCGAGATCGTGACGCAGTTCCACAGCGCCGAGGCCGCGCGCGCGGGCGAGGAATACTTCGTGCGGACGATCCAGAAGCGCGAGATTCCCGAAGACATGCCGGAGTACCGCATCGGCGCGCCGACCAGCATCGTGGACCTGCTGGCGGGGGCGCAGATCGCCGCGAGCAAGAGCGAGGCGCGGCGGCTGATCGCCGGGGGTGGCGTGCGCATCAACGGCACGCGCGTCGAAAGCCAGGAGACGATGGTCGAGCCCGGCGGCGAGTGCGTGGTCCAGGTGGGCAAGCGCAAATTCGTGCGCGTCGTCTCGTAG
- a CDS encoding DUF507 family protein, with product MRLSEDKVRRIAERIIDGLAERGLVSYTNRSPDARATRVKAVYEVIVADLQAEEEIDVEVERILATYSRTLKPVEQDVLRRKHKEEVARKRKFVL from the coding sequence ATGCGACTAAGTGAAGATAAAGTGCGCCGGATCGCCGAGCGGATCATCGACGGGCTGGCCGAGCGCGGGCTAGTCTCCTACACCAATCGCTCGCCCGACGCGCGCGCTACGCGGGTCAAGGCGGTCTACGAGGTGATCGTCGCCGATTTGCAGGCCGAAGAAGAGATCGACGTCGAGGTCGAGCGTATCCTCGCGACGTACTCGCGGACGCTCAAGCCCGTAGAGCAGGATGTGCTGCGCCGCAAGCATAAGGAAGAGGTCGCCCGCAAACGCAAGTTCGTGCTGTGA
- a CDS encoding sigma-70 family RNA polymerase sigma factor: protein MTTPQSAAALPDAALDEFEEPSAQELQQVATEEEEYDVEELHEMVAATDAITRYLREIGRTPLLNAQEEIDLAQAIENGKHARSQLAELNGELPPTDRYELVRLRELGDEARQKLIQANLRLVVSVAKKYMGRGMPLLDLIQEGNIGLMRAVEKFDWRKGNRFSTYATWWIRQAVTRALAEQSRLIRLPVHLGESLGQMRRTAERLAIALQREPTHAELGTALGLPEEQIKRMLEAVRQPISLSTPVGESGESQFGDFIEDDRIAPPEEQASRTMLERDIFKALSELPDRERTVLELRYGLNDGQRRTLEEVGRSLGITRERARQIEGEALRRLRVSQMGAGLRGYLE from the coding sequence TTGACGACTCCCCAGAGCGCTGCTGCGCTTCCGGACGCCGCACTTGATGAATTCGAGGAGCCGTCGGCCCAGGAGCTGCAGCAGGTAGCGACAGAAGAGGAAGAGTACGATGTCGAGGAGCTGCACGAGATGGTCGCAGCTACCGATGCAATTACACGCTACTTGCGTGAAATTGGTCGAACGCCGCTCCTCAACGCGCAAGAAGAGATCGATCTGGCACAGGCGATCGAGAACGGCAAGCATGCGCGATCGCAGTTAGCCGAGCTGAATGGCGAGCTGCCGCCCACTGACCGCTACGAGCTGGTTCGGCTGCGCGAGCTTGGCGATGAGGCCCGCCAGAAGTTGATCCAGGCGAACTTGCGGCTGGTGGTCAGCGTTGCGAAGAAGTATATGGGCCGGGGCATGCCGCTGCTGGATCTGATCCAGGAGGGCAACATCGGCCTGATGCGCGCCGTCGAGAAGTTCGATTGGCGCAAGGGCAACCGCTTCTCGACGTATGCCACGTGGTGGATTCGGCAGGCCGTCACCCGCGCGCTGGCCGAGCAGAGCCGCCTGATTCGCCTGCCGGTCCATCTTGGCGAGTCGCTGGGGCAGATGCGCCGCACCGCCGAGCGGCTGGCAATCGCGCTCCAGCGCGAGCCGACGCACGCCGAGCTTGGCACGGCGCTCGGTCTGCCGGAGGAGCAGATCAAGCGTATGCTCGAAGCGGTCCGCCAGCCGATCTCGCTCTCGACGCCTGTCGGCGAGTCGGGCGAGTCGCAGTTCGGCGATTTCATCGAGGATGACCGCATCGCGCCGCCGGAGGAGCAGGCCAGCCGGACGATGCTTGAGCGCGACATCTTCAAGGCGCTGAGCGAGCTGCCCGATCGCGAGCGCACGGTGCTGGAGCTGCGCTACGGCCTCAACGACGGTCAGCGCCGGACGCTGGAAGAGGTTGGCCGCTCGCTGGGGATTACCCGTGAGCGCGCGCGGCAGATCGAGGGCGAGGCGCTCCGCCGCCTGCGCGTATCGCAGATGGGCGCTGGCCTGCGCGGCTACCTCGAATAG
- the topA gene encoding type I DNA topoisomerase yields MTYKLLIVESPAKAKTIQKYLGPNFKVQASMGHVRDLPKSKLGVDPDRNFSPEYEIPSDKSKVVSELRSAVKGADAVYLATDPDREGEAIAWHVLEATRIPKSKPVYRVTFHEITKNAVQDAVAHPREIDTRLVDAQQARRVLDRLVGYRLSPLLWDKVKRGLSAGRVQSVAVRLVVDREREIEDFKPQEYWTIEADLRKQQGDSRVFRSVLVERGGKKLGKFDIGNKESADAIVADLDGAAFQIQKITRKDKKRTPAPPFITSTLQQEASRKLGFGAKKTMLVAQQLYEGVDIGREGTVGLITYMRTDSLSVSQQAQSEARALIAKKYGEEYVPARPNVYKTRAKGAQEAHEAIRPTGVQREPAMLRTALSRDQYRLYDLIWKRFLASQMAAAIFDSTSVDIAAGRHLGSGTPPYVFRATGSVLKFPGFLAVYHVDLDEGEEDEDKETLLPPLTEGELLRLIELLALQHWTQPPPRYTEASLVKELEKLGIGRPSTYAPTISTIQAREYVQVVDKKLVPTTLGRVVTDLLVQHFSDIVDYNFTSQMEQQLDDIAEGARQWVPVIQGFYQPFEHTIAKAQREMRGVKGETVETDIPCPTCGAPLGIKWGRNGEFLACTRHPECSFTGDLVRDAEGRVRLAAQPKLAEGTQTCDKCGREMAVKQGRFGPFLACTGYPECKNIRNLAKTSDGALVVAEQVTEHRCPKCDKPMIRKSGRWGPYLACTDYPECKTIQKLDRSGQPKPPAQITERVCPESGHHLALKQGRYGPFLSCTGYPRCRYIEKLPADGTMPRILSDEEVAALPKPEPAAKTTKQSARRTTKRAAATSDGKAKTTSKTKTTSARASASKTTSKTTTKSGTKQPARAKRQPA; encoded by the coding sequence ATGACATATAAATTGCTTATCGTTGAGTCTCCCGCTAAGGCGAAGACTATTCAAAAATATTTAGGCCCTAACTTCAAGGTCCAGGCATCGATGGGCCATGTGCGCGATCTGCCCAAGAGCAAGCTCGGCGTCGACCCCGACCGCAACTTCTCGCCGGAGTACGAGATCCCCAGCGATAAATCGAAGGTCGTCAGCGAGCTGCGCAGCGCGGTGAAGGGCGCGGACGCCGTGTATCTGGCGACGGACCCCGACCGCGAGGGCGAGGCGATCGCGTGGCATGTGCTGGAGGCGACGCGGATTCCGAAGAGCAAGCCGGTGTATCGCGTCACCTTTCATGAGATCACCAAGAACGCGGTGCAAGACGCCGTGGCGCATCCGCGCGAGATCGACACCCGGCTGGTCGATGCGCAGCAGGCGCGGCGGGTGCTGGATCGTCTCGTGGGCTACCGGCTCTCGCCGCTGCTCTGGGACAAGGTCAAGCGCGGCCTGTCCGCCGGTCGCGTCCAATCGGTGGCCGTGCGGCTGGTGGTGGATCGCGAGCGCGAGATCGAGGATTTCAAGCCGCAGGAATACTGGACGATCGAGGCCGATCTGCGCAAGCAGCAGGGCGACAGCCGCGTCTTCCGCTCGGTGCTGGTCGAGCGGGGCGGCAAGAAGCTCGGCAAGTTCGACATCGGCAACAAAGAATCCGCCGACGCGATCGTCGCCGACCTGGATGGCGCGGCGTTTCAGATCCAGAAGATCACCCGCAAAGACAAAAAGCGCACGCCAGCGCCGCCGTTCATCACCTCGACGCTGCAACAGGAGGCCAGCCGCAAGCTCGGCTTCGGCGCGAAGAAAACGATGCTCGTCGCGCAGCAGCTCTACGAGGGCGTCGACATCGGCAGAGAGGGCACCGTCGGCCTGATCACCTACATGCGTACCGACTCGCTCAGCGTGTCTCAGCAGGCACAGAGCGAGGCCCGCGCGCTGATCGCCAAAAAATACGGCGAGGAGTACGTTCCGGCCAGGCCCAACGTCTATAAAACGCGCGCCAAGGGCGCGCAGGAGGCCCACGAGGCGATCCGCCCGACCGGCGTGCAGCGCGAGCCAGCCATGCTGCGCACGGCGCTAAGCCGCGATCAGTACCGGCTCTACGATCTGATCTGGAAGCGCTTTCTGGCGTCGCAGATGGCGGCGGCGATCTTCGACAGCACCAGCGTGGACATCGCGGCGGGCAGGCATCTGGGCAGCGGCACTCCGCCGTACGTCTTCCGCGCGACCGGCTCCGTGCTCAAGTTTCCGGGCTTCCTGGCGGTCTATCACGTCGATCTGGACGAAGGCGAGGAGGACGAGGACAAAGAAACGCTCCTGCCGCCGCTGACCGAGGGCGAGCTGCTGCGGCTGATCGAGCTGCTGGCGCTTCAGCACTGGACGCAGCCGCCGCCGCGCTACACCGAGGCATCGCTGGTCAAAGAGCTGGAGAAGCTGGGCATCGGGCGGCCCTCGACCTACGCGCCGACGATCTCGACGATCCAGGCGCGCGAGTACGTGCAGGTCGTCGATAAGAAGCTGGTCCCGACCACGCTGGGCCGCGTCGTCACCGATCTGCTGGTGCAGCACTTCTCGGACATCGTCGACTACAACTTTACCTCGCAGATGGAGCAGCAGCTAGACGACATCGCCGAGGGCGCGCGGCAGTGGGTGCCCGTGATCCAGGGCTTTTACCAGCCCTTCGAGCACACCATCGCGAAGGCGCAGCGCGAGATGCGCGGCGTCAAGGGCGAAACCGTCGAAACCGATATTCCGTGTCCGACCTGTGGCGCGCCCCTCGGCATCAAGTGGGGCCGCAACGGCGAGTTTCTGGCCTGCACGCGCCATCCCGAATGCAGCTTCACCGGCGATCTGGTGCGCGACGCCGAGGGACGGGTGCGGCTGGCCGCGCAGCCGAAGCTTGCCGAGGGCACGCAGACCTGCGATAAATGCGGTCGTGAGATGGCGGTGAAGCAGGGACGCTTCGGGCCGTTCCTGGCCTGCACGGGCTACCCTGAGTGCAAGAACATCCGCAACCTGGCAAAGACCAGCGACGGCGCGCTGGTTGTCGCCGAGCAGGTCACGGAGCATCGCTGTCCCAAGTGCGACAAGCCGATGATCCGCAAGTCGGGGCGCTGGGGTCCATACCTGGCCTGCACCGACTATCCCGAATGCAAGACGATCCAAAAGCTGGACCGCAGCGGACAGCCTAAGCCGCCCGCGCAGATTACCGAGCGCGTCTGCCCTGAATCCGGCCATCACCTGGCGCTCAAACAGGGGCGCTACGGCCCGTTCCTGAGCTGCACCGGCTACCCGCGCTGCCGCTACATCGAGAAGCTGCCCGCCGACGGCACCATGCCGCGCATCCTGAGCGATGAGGAGGTCGCGGCGCTGCCGAAGCCGGAGCCCGCCGCCAAGACGACCAAGCAGAGCGCCAGGCGGACCACCAAGCGCGCGGCTGCCACGAGCGACGGTAAGGCGAAGACCACGAGCAAGACCAAGACAACCAGCGCCAGAGCCAGCGCGAGCAAGACCACGAGCAAGACCACGACCAAAAGCGGCACCAAGCAGCCCGCTCGCGCCAAGCGGCAGCCCGCCTGA